The Leptospira paudalimensis region AAAAGAAGCCAACATCGGAATGAATCCTAAGAAAAAGGATGAAGTGGTTTACCATGAAAAACCGATCACTCACTCCGAAACTCTCACGCAAAAATTCCAAGCTAGCAATGATGTGAATAAAAAATTGGAAATCGCAATGGAAGCAGTGCGTGATTCTGATGAAGCTGCTGAAGCTGGTGAATTTTTTATCTCCCATTATGTGGAAGAAGAATCAGCAAGAGATATCATACGCAAAATTTCTGCTTACCTTTATTTGGAAGAAGCAGGAAAAGCTTGGCCAACGGAAGAGTTTTCTCATAAAATCCGTGAACCAGAATTAAAAACCCTCATCCAAACTTTAACAAAAGAAGATGCTCTAAAAATTTCTAAGTCCTTAGAAAACACAGATATCAAAAAAGGGTTTAAAGATCTCATTCGTGCGCACCACCCAGAAGCAATCAATATCCTCATTGGATTACTTTTCGAAGTTCCAGTGAAGGTTAACAGATCTGTATTCCAAAACTTGGTAGCTGATGAAAAGTATGCTGAACTCAATTTGTTTGTAGAAACTGTCTCTAACAAATCAAAAGAGAACCCTGAAGTTTTCCTTTGGGTAGCAAAATCGATTTTATCTCATACTTGGAAATTTGATTGGTTAAAGGTAAGTGAAGAAGACTTAGTTCTTCGTGTATTCCGTATCTTAAAACCTCTAGCCAAAATTGAGGACAAGGGAACCAAACTCAAAAACCAAGCAATGGACATTTTGTTCGGAAAAGACAATAGCCTTCTTCGTGACATCTTAACCAATGCAGACGATGAGTATGTTCGTAAATTGTTTGCTCTATTCAAAGAAGTTCCTTATGTGACTGATTTAGAAAAAGACCAATTGTATGCTCTCATTAATGAACTCAAACCAAACATTGTATGGGATGAGTATGATTCAGAAGAAGATGCAGATGATGATCCGTTAGCAAACCTTCCGAACGATGTGGTTCTTGTAACAAGACGCGCATTTAATGGAAAAAAACTTGAATTTGAACACCTTGTAAATGTTGAGATGGCTGAGAACTCTCGTGATATCGGTGAGGCCCAAGAAAAAGGGGACTTACGTGAGAACGCAGAATACAAAGCAGCGATGGAAAAACAAGCACAACTCCAAGCAGCAATTAAACGTTTAGAAGCAGAACTAAAAAGTGCTCGTATCTTAGATTTAAGTGATGTGAAAACAGAAAAAGTAGGAATTGGAACCACAGTTCGTTTGAAAAACAAACAAACTGGTGAAGTTGTCACTTACTCTATCTTAGGTGCATGGGATGCTGATACTGAAAAGAATATCATTTCTTACCAATCACCACTTGCGAAGTCTTTACTAGGTAAACACACTGGCAACGAAGCGACTCTTGTTTTCGGTGCAACAGAAACTGTATACGAGGTATTGGATATCGCTCGTTACTCAATGACTGGACAGGAAGCCTGAAGGTCTTCCCTCCAACCATTTGTAGAAATTAGATCCAAAAACGGTTCGGAATTGTTTCCGGCAAAATCAGATGCCTTAACTTCCAAAAGAAGATAAGGCCTTTCTTTTTGTAAACTCTTGGGAATCAAAACCCTGATGGCACTCCTATCAGGATCGTATTCATACGGAAAACTTTGCCCATCTACCAGTAGTTCTACATTGGTTCGAAATCCGCTCCCCAAATCCGATAATCCATAGTATTTTTCTTCCAGACAGTGGTTTCGTACTTCTGGTAGTTCAATGTATCTTGCAATTGATGTCATAGGAAAAACGTTAGGTGGTGTTTCGTCTGATAGAACCATAAGAAAACCAACTTTTGTTAATTTGAAACTAAAACCGTTGGGTTTTCGTTTTGGTTGTATGCCTTGGAATTTACCGATGGAAGAATCAAAAAAATATAAAGAATCTTTGATAGAAGGAGTAAATCCTAAATTCATCTCTCCTTGGCCTTCGCCTTTCCAACTCATTCGTTTGGTATCAACTTGGTAAATTTTGCCTTTTAATGGAAGTCCTTTGGGAATTTTAAACGGAATTTCCTTTTCGAGTATCTCTGTAATGAGTAAACTTCCTTCACCAGAAATTTCAGCTTTTGTTAGATCAATGGAGATAACACCATCCAATGATTTGTATTTGTTTCCTGTTTTTTTGCTAATTGGTTTTGTGCTGAGATCTGGTGTTTGTTCTTCATGGATGAGGTCAAAAAATACAGAAGATACATTTCCTGTAGCATCCCGTAAGGAGGCCTGGACTTGGACCTTATCTTTTTTCGGAAACGAACTAAGATTAATTGAATAACCTTCCTCTTTGAAGAGTTTTGGTTGTTCATACATATGATAAAAATAAACAGGTGGTGACAACGAAGATCGATTTATATCGTAAAATTGGTGTTTTTGTGATTTATCTTCAAAGGACAAAAAATCAAAGTTTCGTGAGAAAACGGATTTCCCGTTCACCAATAAATCCATTCCATACACATTGTTTTTGTTTCTAGATCGAATTTTGTCATAACCGCTTAATCGGATTCGAATTTTGCCTGTTAGTTGGATCGAAGTGAATTTATCTCCTTGTTCTGTATACAATTCAAACTTCCCTTTCCCAATTTCTTTTGCATTGAGGAGGAGAGGTTTTTCTAATCCGTCTCCTTCTAAAAACATAGATATGATAGTGGGGGGAGTGACATCCTTTTGGTGGATTTCAGCAAAGTAGAGCGGATTGATATTTCCTTTTTCGGACCTAAATTCTAAATGAAGGTGAGGAGGGCCAGATCCTGTTTCCCCTGTTTTTCCAATGGCATTCCCCTTTTTGGTAACAAACATTCCTGGTGGAAGTTTGAGTTGGAATCCTGTTGGGTCTCCCATCAGGAGTAAGGCTCTTCTTAAGAGTTCTAATTCATACAAGGTTCCGCCAAAGGAGTGTAAGTGGGCATACTTTGATTTGATTTTGTATTTAGGATTGTATAAATTTAATGAAAGTCCATAACCTGTTTTGGAATAACTGATTTCTTCCACATAACCGTCAAAAGTGGCTAGGATATTGTGGCCGTTTAAGCCATAGGATTTAAAGTCTGAACCTAAATGTAGGTTATGGTTTCTGATTTCCGCAAAAGTTCCTGAAACAGGAGAATAATAGGGTAACGGAAATCCAACTTCTGAATGAGGGATTTCTGGAATTTTTGTTTCCGCAAATAAGGTGGGTGCCAAAAAAACTAAGGATAGTCCAAACGTAAAAATCTCTCTAGGCCGCATGGGAAAAGTAGAAACCTACCACATACTTTGTCATGCCTTTCCTTAAGGAAAAGGAAATTCTCTATGGTTTCGATTCCCTTGACAAACTAGACTTGAGACCTAGTATGACAGGGAACAAATTCCCATGAAACAAGGTGTCATCATTTTACTCTTTCTTACCGTCTCTGGCTGTTCTTTTCTATTTAAGGAACCAGGTAGACCACCAAAAATCGATGGAGTTCCCGTACCTGATTCCAAAAGACTTTTGTACATTCAAAATGTAAGAAACAATACCTATTCACCAGGGATGCACACGAGACTCACACAAATGATCATGGAAGAGATTGATCGCAGAGGTAGGTTCATCACAACTCGTGAAAAAACTCTCGCGAAATACCGCTTGTATGCGGAAATTGTCCACTACCAAAAAGTGGGGGATCTCATGGATTTGGCTGACCAACAAATCACCTCTGAATTATTTGTGGTCACGCGAGTGGAAATTATTGAAGCCGAAACAGGAGTCAAAATTCCCATGGAACGAAGTGAAATTCCGGGAAGAGTGCATTTTTCTACCCAAATTGGGTACAGAGAATCAGAATTGGAAGCTCAAAATCGATTGTTACGTGTGATGGCCCTTCGGATAGCGGAAGAAGCAGAAAGGGCTTGGTATTATTCTCTCTCTGGTGTATTGAATTAATTTATTTATTTAGGAGATCTAACCCTTGCAAAACGATCCTATTTCCAATGAAGACACAAAAAAAGAGATGCTCGCCTTTGAAGAATATCTCAAAGAAAAAGGTTTAAAAATTACAAACCAACGTTTGTTAGTTGCGCAAAAGATTTTTTCTTCTCATAACCACTTTACAGCGGAAGGTTTGCTCGACGAACTGAAAGACAATAAAGACCGAATTTCAAAGGCTACCATCTACCGAATCCTTGCGATTATGGTAGAAGCTGGGCTTCTCGAAGAACATGACTTCGGCAAAGATTATAAATATTACGAACACATCATTGGCCACGAACACCATGACCATATCATTTGTATGCAATGTGGTCGAATCGTTGAGTTCATCGACGAACGTATTGAAGAATTACAAAACAAAGCAGCTTCTGAAAATGGGTTTACCATCACTGGGCATAGTTTGAATATTTTCGGGAATTGTTTGAACTTTGCAACCTGCGAACATAAGAACAAAAAGTAGTGACTTCGATATTTAAAGAAGGAGTCTATGATACCGGCTCCTATGCAAGGACTGGTACATTAACTTTAGGTGGGGTTCAAATCCCAACACCGATTTTTATGCCGGTTGGTACTCGGGGAAGTATCAAGTCACTTACTTCCGAAGACATAAATGAGCTGGGTTATGAACTCATCCTTGCCAATACTTACCATCTGTATTTAAAACCAGGGAAAGAAGTTTTGGACCACTTCGCAGGTCTCAAATATTTCATGTCTTACAAAAAAGCATTACTCACTGACTCTGGCGGGTTCCAAGTTTTTAGTCTTGCGAGTCTCTTTAAATTTGAAGACGACGGTGTTCGATTCCAATCCCATATTGATGGGAGTTATCATAAATTTACACCTGCCTCTGTCATTGATGTGCAACGCTCCATTGGTTCTGATATCATGATGGTACTCGACGACTGTGCCCCATACGGAAGTGATACCAAACGTTTGGAACTTGCCCTCGAAAGAACACATAGATGGGCCAAAGAATCCTATCAGTATTGGATGGAGAATCCGAATGGGCAAAATGTATTCCCAATTGTGCAAGGTGGGGTGAACGAATCTTTGCGTCTTAGGAGCTTAGAAACCCTTCAAAACATAGCTTTCCCTGGGATCGCCATTGGGGGACTCAGTGTTGGGGAACCAAGGCCGGAATACATTCGCATTTTGGAATGTATGGCACCCTATTTGGACAAACAGAGGCCACATTACCTGATGGGTGTTGGAACTGTTGTGGACATCCTAGAAGGAGTCAAAAACGGGATCGATATGTTTGATTGTGTTTTGCCGACACGAAATGCAAGAAATGGCCAAGTATTTACATCTAGAGGCAAAATCAACCTACGAAATGAATCCCATCGATTGAGTGAGATGCCCATTGATCCAGAATGTGAATGTAAAGTATGTAAAACATATAGTCTAGGTTACATTCGTCATTTACATAAAGTAAAGGAATTAACAGCGTTTTCCTTATCCACCTACCATAACTTATTTTTTATGCAAAGCTTCATGGAAAAGATGCGAAAGTCCATAGAAACAGGCAATTTTAGGCCATTTTATGACCATTGGAAAAATTTGTTTGGTAGCTAAAATTATTAGGTTGACGTACCTATTTTTTTTGAATGCAATTGTACCGTCATTTCTACATTGATTGTAGCTTCATTGAGGAGTCTCTAGACACACATGGAAATCACCAGAAGGGAAAAAGATAAAATCGTAGTACTCGATATTAACGGGGAAATCGACCTTTATAACGCGCCTGAGATCAAGGATGTAATTGCCAAATTGATCGAAGAACAAAAGTATTGCATCGTCATCAATCTCGAGAAGGTATCTTATATCGACTCTTCCGGAATTGGAGCTTTAATTTCAAGTTTGTCCAACCTGAAAAAATACCAAGGTGGATTAAAGATCATCAACGTGGCAGGTTCTGTCCGTAAGGTATTTGAACTCACAAAGTTGACTTCATTTTTTGAAATTTTCGATAGCGAAGACGAAGCAGTCACAGCTTTCAAATAAAAGAGGAAGCGTATATGCGCTTCTCTCTTTTTTTCACCCCCCTACCAAACATTAAGGAGTTTGTTATGTTAAGAAAGAAAAAGACATCTGTCTTTCTCTCCGCTTTGGTATTGTTCT contains the following coding sequences:
- the greA gene encoding transcription elongation factor GreA, whose amino-acid sequence is MPETITEDKSNKIADNDKLTPLFNEEIYVRADAGTVPVSKFKIFDDVIDAYKAENRLAEAKQKIEDHFKEHPESISAKYMLMIISFMEDSMGDANLVKNILDSFKAHAKWTIIEYITDSILRFGDHRLALRVKAEALDKLKKNKELKVVLEKLAKQDRKNPEIAKKYGFSIMEEDKQKAMSYLKLAVEMYAKNKEYVPMEEIWPTIVQNNYEDVAFFDKIERILLGQREKTRLVGLLYPIVEPFKAMEDWDHVIYFLKKILEHEPASQKARNELIRSYKQKYAAHSLLEDFLKMSELGNNRKPVKLCITNFERNIVFDTGNYVMHRNWGVGKITSISQTGDSIFVDFEEKKDHKLSIQMAITSLKPLKKDHIWVQHYEDKKGITTMFQENLAEFLKQLLTSYENRMLISDMKNELIGTFLKADEWSKWWAKVKTVLKKEANIGMNPKKKDEVVYHEKPITHSETLTQKFQASNDVNKKLEIAMEAVRDSDEAAEAGEFFISHYVEEESARDIIRKISAYLYLEEAGKAWPTEEFSHKIREPELKTLIQTLTKEDALKISKSLENTDIKKGFKDLIRAHHPEAINILIGLLFEVPVKVNRSVFQNLVADEKYAELNLFVETVSNKSKENPEVFLWVAKSILSHTWKFDWLKVSEEDLVLRVFRILKPLAKIEDKGTKLKNQAMDILFGKDNSLLRDILTNADDEYVRKLFALFKEVPYVTDLEKDQLYALINELKPNIVWDEYDSEEDADDDPLANLPNDVVLVTRRAFNGKKLEFEHLVNVEMAENSRDIGEAQEKGDLRENAEYKAAMEKQAQLQAAIKRLEAELKSARILDLSDVKTEKVGIGTTVRLKNKQTGEVVTYSILGAWDADTEKNIISYQSPLAKSLLGKHTGNEATLVFGATETVYEVLDIARYSMTGQEA
- a CDS encoding M23 family metallopeptidase, with translation MRPREIFTFGLSLVFLAPTLFAETKIPEIPHSEVGFPLPYYSPVSGTFAEIRNHNLHLGSDFKSYGLNGHNILATFDGYVEEISYSKTGYGLSLNLYNPKYKIKSKYAHLHSFGGTLYELELLRRALLLMGDPTGFQLKLPPGMFVTKKGNAIGKTGETGSGPPHLHLEFRSEKGNINPLYFAEIHQKDVTPPTIISMFLEGDGLEKPLLLNAKEIGKGKFELYTEQGDKFTSIQLTGKIRIRLSGYDKIRSRNKNNVYGMDLLVNGKSVFSRNFDFLSFEDKSQKHQFYDINRSSLSPPVYFYHMYEQPKLFKEEGYSINLSSFPKKDKVQVQASLRDATGNVSSVFFDLIHEEQTPDLSTKPISKKTGNKYKSLDGVISIDLTKAEISGEGSLLITEILEKEIPFKIPKGLPLKGKIYQVDTKRMSWKGEGQGEMNLGFTPSIKDSLYFFDSSIGKFQGIQPKRKPNGFSFKLTKVGFLMVLSDETPPNVFPMTSIARYIELPEVRNHCLEEKYYGLSDLGSGFRTNVELLVDGQSFPYEYDPDRSAIRVLIPKSLQKERPYLLLEVKASDFAGNNSEPFLDLISTNGWREDLQASCPVIE
- a CDS encoding LPS assembly lipoprotein LptE codes for the protein MKQGVIILLFLTVSGCSFLFKEPGRPPKIDGVPVPDSKRLLYIQNVRNNTYSPGMHTRLTQMIMEEIDRRGRFITTREKTLAKYRLYAEIVHYQKVGDLMDLADQQITSELFVVTRVEIIEAETGVKIPMERSEIPGRVHFSTQIGYRESELEAQNRLLRVMALRIAEEAERAWYYSLSGVLN
- a CDS encoding Fur family transcriptional regulator, which codes for MLAFEEYLKEKGLKITNQRLLVAQKIFSSHNHFTAEGLLDELKDNKDRISKATIYRILAIMVEAGLLEEHDFGKDYKYYEHIIGHEHHDHIICMQCGRIVEFIDERIEELQNKAASENGFTITGHSLNIFGNCLNFATCEHKNKK
- the tgt gene encoding tRNA guanosine(34) transglycosylase Tgt encodes the protein MTSIFKEGVYDTGSYARTGTLTLGGVQIPTPIFMPVGTRGSIKSLTSEDINELGYELILANTYHLYLKPGKEVLDHFAGLKYFMSYKKALLTDSGGFQVFSLASLFKFEDDGVRFQSHIDGSYHKFTPASVIDVQRSIGSDIMMVLDDCAPYGSDTKRLELALERTHRWAKESYQYWMENPNGQNVFPIVQGGVNESLRLRSLETLQNIAFPGIAIGGLSVGEPRPEYIRILECMAPYLDKQRPHYLMGVGTVVDILEGVKNGIDMFDCVLPTRNARNGQVFTSRGKINLRNESHRLSEMPIDPECECKVCKTYSLGYIRHLHKVKELTAFSLSTYHNLFFMQSFMEKMRKSIETGNFRPFYDHWKNLFGS
- a CDS encoding STAS domain-containing protein, which produces MEITRREKDKIVVLDINGEIDLYNAPEIKDVIAKLIEEQKYCIVINLEKVSYIDSSGIGALISSLSNLKKYQGGLKIINVAGSVRKVFELTKLTSFFEIFDSEDEAVTAFK